The window GTTTCACCGTTGTCTTCGGCATCGCTGCTGTGGTGGCAGGTCTTGCTGGTGTTATGTATACGCCGATCCTTCCGCCTGATTACCGAATGGGTATGGACTTCCTTGTTCTTTCCTTCGTCGTTGTTGTTGTTGGTGGTATGGGTTCTCTTGGCGGCGCGGTTGCGGCTGGCTTCCTACTCGGCATTTTGCAATCTTTCGCCTCGATGAACGAAGTCAAATCAATCCTGCCTGGTATTGACCAGATCATCATTTATCTCATCGCTGTTATTGTGATTTTGACACGACCTCGTGGTCTGTTTGGTCGCAAGGGCGTGATGGAGGACTAGTTATGAAAAAATCAAACGATCTTTCTCTCATCATCATCTTTGCCATTGCGATCCTTGCAATGCCTTGGTGGATGGCCCCTCTCGGCGCTGGTTATCCAGATTTGCTTCAAAAATTTGCAATCTTTGGCGTCTTCGCGATTGGTTTCAATATTCTATTCGGATTGACTGGTTACCTATCCTTTGGTCATGCAGCCTTTCTCGGTATAGGTTCTTATGCAGCCGTATGGTCATTCAAACTGTTCACAATGAACATTGTACCGGCCATTATCCTCGGTGTTATCATCGCGGGTATCTTCGGACTGATCATCGGTTACGTCTCGTTGCGTCGCTCGGGTATTTACTTCTCAATCTTGACACTCGCTTTTGCGCAAATGTCTTTCAATCTCGCCTATTCGGTTTTGACACCGATCACGAATGGTGAGACAGGACTGCAAATTCGGGCACTCTTGAAAGAAGGTGAAACCACAAGCTTGCTTGATGCGGATGTGCGTTACATTGACCAATTGTTCGGTGTGCAAGAATTTGGTGCACCGGTGACCAATCTGTTCGGCATGAAAGTGAGTGGCTGGGAAGGCTTCTACATTTGTGCGGTGATCTTGATCATTATGTTCTACATCTCTGTTCGCATCTTCCGTTCGCCGTTTGGCTTGATGTTGCGTGCGGTTAAATCGAACCAGAACCGTATGAGCTACACTGGCTTGAACACACGCCCATACACACTTGCAGCTTTTGTTATCTCTGCAATGTATGCTGGTCTTGCAGGCACAATGCTTGCCATCACTGACCCGCTGGCTGGTGCCGAGCGGATGCAGTGGACAGCGTCAGGTGAGGTTGTCTTGATGACCATTCTTGGTGGTGTTGGTACATTGGTTGGCCCATTGATCGGTGCTGGTGTGATTAAATATCTTGAACAGATATTCTCATCCGTGAACGTGCCGACATTGGAAGCATTTTGGTCATTCTTACCAGAAACGCTGCAACACATTATGGTGGAAATCTCTAGCCTCTTCTTCGGCGGCGGTT of the Hyphomicrobiales bacterium genome contains:
- a CDS encoding branched-chain amino acid ABC transporter permease; the encoded protein is MKKSNDLSLIIIFAIAILAMPWWMAPLGAGYPDLLQKFAIFGVFAIGFNILFGLTGYLSFGHAAFLGIGSYAAVWSFKLFTMNIVPAIILGVIIAGIFGLIIGYVSLRRSGIYFSILTLAFAQMSFNLAYSVLTPITNGETGLQIRALLKEGETTSLLDADVRYIDQLFGVQEFGAPVTNLFGMKVSGWEGFYICAVILIIMFYISVRIFRSPFGLMLRAVKSNQNRMSYTGLNTRPYTLAAFVISAMYAGLAGTMLAITDPLAGAERMQWTASGEVVLMTILGGVGTLVGPLIGAGVIKYLEQIFSSVNVPTLEAFWSFLPETLQHIMVEISSLFFGGGWELTLGLMFMLIVIFLPGGIMEGFRRIGALFRKKQTNDEPSAGEVQPAE